Proteins found in one Thermaerobacter subterraneus DSM 13965 genomic segment:
- a CDS encoding acetyl-CoA carboxylase biotin carboxyl carrier protein subunit codes for MQIQAEMAGIVQEVLVQEGQAVEAGQDVVILESMKMQIPVASPAGGTVRAVRVQPGDFVNQGDVLIELDT; via the coding sequence GTGCAGATTCAAGCGGAAATGGCCGGGATCGTCCAGGAGGTCCTGGTGCAGGAAGGCCAGGCGGTGGAGGCCGGCCAGGACGTGGTGATCCTGGAATCGATGAAGATGCAGATCCCCGTGGCCAGCCCTGCCGGGGGCACCGTCCGGGCGGTGCGCGTGCAGCCGGGCGATTTTGTCAACCAGGGCGACGTGCTCATCGAGCTGGACACCTGA
- the rpsD gene encoding 30S ribosomal protein S4 encodes MARYTGPKHAMCRRVGRPLCGSPKCPALKRPYPPGQHGPGRRQKLSEYGRRLLEKQKLRFMYGVLERQFRRYFERAQRSKGNTGERLLQLLETRLDNLVYRMGFAPTIWAARQLVVHGHIQVNGRKVDRPSYQVRPGDVIAVREKSRRIPLIQESLENAQRAPEYLSVEPERFQGTLLRVPARDEIPIDIEESLIVEFYSR; translated from the coding sequence ATGGCACGCTACACGGGCCCCAAGCACGCCATGTGCCGGCGTGTGGGCCGGCCGCTCTGCGGGTCGCCCAAGTGCCCCGCCCTGAAGCGGCCCTATCCGCCCGGACAGCACGGTCCGGGCCGGCGGCAGAAGCTCAGCGAGTACGGCCGCCGCTTGCTGGAGAAGCAAAAGCTTCGCTTCATGTACGGGGTGCTGGAGCGCCAGTTCCGGCGCTACTTCGAGCGGGCGCAGCGGTCCAAGGGCAACACGGGGGAGCGGCTGCTGCAGCTGCTGGAGACCCGGCTGGACAACCTGGTCTACCGGATGGGTTTTGCGCCGACCATCTGGGCGGCGCGCCAGCTGGTGGTCCACGGCCACATCCAGGTGAACGGCCGCAAGGTGGACCGCCCGTCCTACCAGGTTCGTCCCGGCGATGTGATCGCCGTGCGGGAGAAGAGCCGCCGGATCCCCCTGATCCAGGAGAGCCTGGAGAACGCCCAGCGGGCGCCGGAGTACCTGAGCGTCGAGCCCGAGAGGTTCCAGGGCACGCTGCTGCGGGTGCCCGCCCGGGACGAGATCCCCATCGACATCGAGGAATCCCTCATCGTCGAGTTCTACTCGCGCTGA